TACCGTGAGTCTTTGCTCTCCGTTACCATCTGGAACTCTTCCGGCGGCGATTTGCAAGGTGGAAACAGTAACAGGTGGCTTCTGCGGCACCTCCTGAGGCAGCTGAGACTCCGGCAGCTCGACAATAGGCAGCGGCTTGAACTGCGGCGTAGAAGAGAGGAAAGAGCTATTACGCAAGCCGACATAGGAAAGTACCTGACTGAGAGAAGGCGTTCCTCTAACGATCTGAACAAAGAtctgaaagaagaaaacaagCCAGTTAAGCAGCGACCTCCACGCAGGTAGAGTCCTCGGAGCGTAAACGTCGGCGGCCTGAGCCAGCTCCGCCATAGGTTCACCGGTTAAGAAAAGGAGATGCACAGGATGCTAACGTGCACAGTGGGTCACGTTTCACCAATTAGTGCAAATTCTGTGTCTTCGTAATCGTGGGTCTTCTTCAGTTGCTGCTTTGTAATTTCAAAATGAAAATTCATCGAAATCTAGATtagatattatatatatatatatatatatatatatatatatatatagacacaGAAAAAGAGACGATATCACGTGCCCGTGGAGAGAGTGGGAATTGACGCTACAAATTGAAGTATGGTATAAAgtaaaaactaaattttaaaatcaaattagtacgagaaaatcaagaaagaggagaaatagtaaaaagaaaagagagaaaacttTGTATTGGTTAGTTTTTGTGTATCTATTCCATCTAAATAACAATGCCTTTTATAGGCATGAAAAGAATATAATGggaattcataaaattatttacaaCACTCCCCCTGGATGCTCATGTAAAATAAAAGttctagtgaaagaacaaatatatataattattctaATACGCACTAATTAttgtctcattaaaaatctttcaagaaaaattcagtgggacaaaaccttatAAGAAAAAACGAGTACAGCGTGTATTAACTCCCCCTGATGAGAACATCAATCCAAAGACTTGAATCTTCGCATTTCAAGCTTGTGCACCATCTTTTTGAAGGTTGCAGTTGGTAGAGACTTGATGAATAAATTAGCCACATTTTCACTCGAACGAATCTGTTGCACGTTGATATAACCATTTTTCTGGAGCTCATGTGTGTAGAAAAGTTTTGGCGAAATGTACTCCGTTCtatcttcttttatgaatcCTCCCTTTAGTTGTGTTATGCATGTTGCATTATCTTCGTATATAATTGTGGCTGCTTTGTCATATTTCAAACCATATTTTTCTCGAATGAGTTGTGTCATGGACCTCAACCACACACACTCTCGGCTTGTTTCATGAATAGTTATTATCTCAGCATGATTTGATGAAGTGGCCATGATAGACTGCATTGTAGATCTCCAAGATATGGCAGCACCCCCACATATGAACACgtagcctgtttgagatcgaaCTTTGTGTGGGTCAGATAAATACTTTGCATCAGCATAACCAACAAGATTGGGACTGCAATTGTAAGGATAAAATAAGCCCATATCGATAGTCCCTTTCAGATACTGCAATATGTGTTTGATCTCATTCCAATACCTACTAGTAGGAGCAGAACTATAGCTTGCTAATAAATTAACTGAAAAGGATATATCGGGTCTTGTAGTGTTAACAAGATACATtagtgcaccaattgcactaagatatggtacttcaggtccaagaattttttcattcttttccTGAGGTCGGAATGGATccttattcatatcaagtgatCAAAGATCCATCAGAGtgcttaatggatgtgcttcattcatataaaatcttttcAACACTTTTTatgtgtaggcagattgatggaaaaaaatatcatttgtcAAATGCTCAATTTGCAAACTAAGACATAATTTTGTCTtttcaagatctttcatctcaaattcattcTTTAAATAAGTAGTTGCCTTTTGAAGCTCTATTggagttccaatgagatttatctcatcaacataaacaacaaatataacaaactccgatgttattttcttaataaaatcaCATGGAGAAATcgcatcatttatataaccttccttAGATAAATACTCACTAAGACGGTTATACCACATGCGTCCAGATTGCTTCAAACCATACAATGATCTTTGCAATCTAATTGAATACATTTTCCGAGACTTTGAACTATATGTTTTTGGCATCTTAAATTCTTAGGAAATTTTCATGTATATCTCATTATCAAGTGATCCATAAAAATAGGTTGTAACCACATCCATCAAATGCATATCAAGTCTCTCGTGGACCATAAAACTAATGAGATAACACAATGTTATTGCATCCATAATTGATGAGTATGTCTCGTCATAATCTACACCAGACCTTTGTgaaaatccttgtgcaacaagacATGCTTTGTGCCTTTgtatttcatttttctcatttctttttcgTATAAAGACCCATTTATAACCAACATGTTTAACACTATCAGGTGTTTGAACTATAGGTCCAAAAACTTCACGTTTGACAAGTGAATTCAATTCTGAATGAATTGCTTCTTGCCATTTTGACCATCATTTCTTTATCGACATTCTACAATAGATTGAGGTTCAAGATCCTCATTATCTTGCATGATTTTTGTCGCAACATTGTATGCAAAAACATAATCGACTATTATTTCTGGTCGATTTAGATTTTCTTCAGTATCAATTGAATTTATGGATAGTTCCTTATTTCTTTAAGTCTCAAGCTCATTGATCTCTTCAAGAATATCATAATTATTCACATCTTGAATTTTCATAGGAGATTCTTTCATAGTGTCATCTtgaccttttctttttctttttctaggattttgatCCTTAGAACctaatggtctaccacgcttcaaaTGTGCTTTTGACTTATTAGCTATGacactagtagatggtcctacAGGAACATCATTCCGAATTGGGACATTCTCTGTAGAAATATGTGATTTAGTAATCCTTTTCAAATCTGTAAATGCGTCTGACATTTGGTTTGCAATTTTCTGCAAGTGAATAATCTTTTGcacttctttctcacaaatataAGTATGTGGATCAAGATAAGACAATGATGTATTTTTTCACAaaatttctcttttcctttcactattttctccccctaattTTGAGAAAAGTATCTCATCAAACTGACATACTACAAATCGAGCAGTAAACATATCTTCATTTAATGGTTCAAGGTAGCGAATAATGAAGGGTGattcaaacccaacatatattcctaATCTTCTTTGGGGCCTCATTTTAGTGCGATGTAGTGGTGCTACAGACACATATAcagcacaaccaaaaattcttaaatgggatATATTA
This Solanum dulcamara chromosome 8, daSolDulc1.2, whole genome shotgun sequence DNA region includes the following protein-coding sequences:
- the LOC129899833 gene encoding secreted RxLR effector protein 161-like; amino-acid sequence: MYLVNTTRPDISFSVNLLASYSSAPTSRYWNEIKHILQYLKGTIDMGLFYPYNCSPNLVGYADAKYLSDPHKVRSQTGYVFICGGAAISWRSTMQSIMATSSNHAEIITIHETSRECVWLRSMTQLIREKYGLKYDKAATIIYEDNATCITQLKGGFIKEDRTEYISPKLFYTHELQKNGYINVQQIRSSENVANLFIKSLPTATFKKMVHKLEMRRFKSLD